In the Roseofilum capinflatum BLCC-M114 genome, TTCATCGATCGCCTAGTCGAGAATCAAACGGGGAAACATCTAGACGATTTGCAGAAGAACATCGTTCAAGGCCTGTGGGAAGGCAAGACTTACCAACAAATGGCTGAAGACATTCCCGGTCGCTACAGTGAAAACTATATCGGTGACGAGAGCCGCAAGCTTTTCAAGGTCTTATCTGATGCGTTAGGTGACGAAGTTAAGAAAGCTAATTTTTGTTGGACGTTAGAGCGAGCGGTTAATTCCCCATTAGTTGGTTTAGTCAACGGAGATCTTACTTGGTGTCCTCATCCCGATCGCCAAACAACCAGTACCGAAGCACCCAAACCCACTGCAACCGAACCAAATCATGATTTAAGCCTCGCTCCAAAAATCAGGACATTCTGCGATCGCACCACCGAACTCAGCACACTCTCTGATTGGCTCTGTAACCAAAATATTCCCCTGATTTCCGTAGTTGGCATCGCCGGGATTGGTAAAACAACCCTCGTGAAGCGCTGGATTGACTTAAATTTAGAGAAATTTGATACCATCATCTGGAAAAGTATCCCATTCTCCCCTAGCTTAAATACCATTATTGAGGATATCTTAACCACGGTTAATCCCGATACTCTCCTCACCCATCCTCTGCTGACTCAATTATTCCAGCTTTTACGCGATCGCCGATGCTTAATTGTCCTAGATGACTTCCAACACATTTTTATACCCGGTCAACTCGCTGGACACTATAAACCAGAAGCCCAAGATTACCAAACCCTACTCACCAAAATTACCGAAATTGACCATCAATCCACCCTTCTCGTCATCAGTCAAGAAAAAAATCAACAGATGATGGCTTTAGATGCAGAACTTTATCCGATCAAATGCTTAGAACTGGGCGGATTTAACACCCCAGAAATATTGAAAGATGTCGGCTTAGGAGAGAGCGACAGCGCCCTGGAAATCCTAGAGAGCTATGAAGGTCATCCCATTTATCTTAAACAAATCTCTAGCTTAATTCAAACCCTTTTTTCCGGCAATATCGCTGAATTGTTCGCCGAAGACCACCTGATTCTCACTCAAACAATGCAGACTCAGATGAAAGAGTATTTTAACCGTTTATCTCCTGCCGAACAAGAAATTACCCTTCACTTAAGTCAAAGCGACGTGCCTGTTTCACGGGAACAGTTAAGAGCCGACTTATCCTTATCCTCAACTGACTTAATTAACGGATTAGACTCTTTGAAGCGGCGTTATTTACTAACTGCCATAAAATCAGAAGGAATTGCCTTTAGCTTATCTCCCGTCTTTCGAGAATATGTTAGCTCGTTAACTTCTTGAGACAAGACTACTCTTTACCCATTACCAAACCATAGCACTCTATAGCAAACCTAAATGAGTTATGTAATAGCTGCCCCTCATCCCCCTACCCCCTTCTCCCGCAGGAGAAGGGGAGCAGAAGTCCCTCTCCCGTGGGAGAGGGATATAGGGAGAGGGCATTTCCTGTTGCACAACTCATTGAGACTAGCTATATCATCGCGTGTGCCAACAATAGCCGGGTTGCCCATCGGGTAAAATCGCTTGGCAAAAATGGGTTCGGATTAAACGAATATTTTCCGTGGAAACATTCCATAAAATCGCGCCTCTTAAATCTACATTTAACAGCACAATATCCCGGAAATCTGCTCCTTCTAAATTGGCATTGCGGAAACTGGTATGGCGTAATTCAGCAAAGCGGAAATTAGCACCCATTAAATTGGCATCCTGGAAGTTGGAACTGAGGATAAACGCATTCTCAAAATTGGCATTCGTTAACCGTGCGCCGCTAAAGTTGAGTTGAATTAAGCGGGTATTCTGAAAATTGGCATCTCGCAGATCGATTCCGGATAAATTAACCTTACGCAGAATAATTTCCCCTAATTCTGTATTTCTCAAGTTAGCGGTAAATAGATCGGCTCCTTGCAGATTTGCCCCTTCTAAAATGGCAGATTCTAGATCGGCATTGCGGAGATTGGCTTGCTCGAAACTGGAATTACTTAAATCAGTTTCACTTAAAAGCGCTCCTTGTAGATTAGCGCGATTAAAATTGGCCTGATCTAAGAAAGCGCGGCGGAAGTCAGCAATGACACTATCAGTGTTTTGTAAGTTGGTTTCTTGTAGGGAAGAATTTCTTAAGTCAGCGATAAATAAATTGGCATTTTGCAGATTAGTCTGGTCTAAATTTGCGCCCACTAACCGCGCTCCTTGCAAAGAAGCGCCGTTTAAGTTTGCCCCCTCTAGATTGGCATTTTCTAAGTTAGTGCGACTCAGGTTTACTCCCGATAAATCGACTCCTGATAAATCTCTATTTTCTGCTCCTTGATGAATTAATTCCCAAGCTAATCGCCATTTGGGGTCGATTAGGGTATCGTCGTCTATGCGGGCATGGCGTAAATTGGCTCTAGCCAGATTAGC is a window encoding:
- a CDS encoding NB-ARC domain-containing protein, translated to MDVTEMLQFIDRLVENQTGKHLDDLQKNIVQGLWEGKTYQQMAEDIPGRYSENYIGDESRKLFKVLSDALGDEVKKANFCWTLERAVNSPLVGLVNGDLTWCPHPDRQTTSTEAPKPTATEPNHDLSLAPKIRTFCDRTTELSTLSDWLCNQNIPLISVVGIAGIGKTTLVKRWIDLNLEKFDTIIWKSIPFSPSLNTIIEDILTTVNPDTLLTHPLLTQLFQLLRDRRCLIVLDDFQHIFIPGQLAGHYKPEAQDYQTLLTKITEIDHQSTLLVISQEKNQQMMALDAELYPIKCLELGGFNTPEILKDVGLGESDSALEILESYEGHPIYLKQISSLIQTLFSGNIAELFAEDHLILTQTMQTQMKEYFNRLSPAEQEITLHLSQSDVPVSREQLRADLSLSSTDLINGLDSLKRRYLLTAIKSEGIAFSLSPVFREYVSSLTS
- a CDS encoding pentapeptide repeat-containing protein encodes the protein ERDIGRGQPPRERDTGRGHNLLKLFVLFLFIFALSAEDAQAFRRRDMERLRRTRDCDRCNLESASLQRAFLRDSNLSGANLKQAQLQQADLRGAFLRRANLEAANLRGADLRGADLSYANLARANLRHARIDDDTLIDPKWRLAWELIHQGAENRDLSGVDLSGVNLSRTNLENANLEGANLNGASLQGARLVGANLDQTNLQNANLFIADLRNSSLQETNLQNTDSVIADFRRAFLDQANFNRANLQGALLSETDLSNSSFEQANLRNADLESAILEGANLQGADLFTANLRNTELGEIILRKVNLSGIDLRDANFQNTRLIQLNFSGARLTNANFENAFILSSNFQDANLMGANFRFAELRHTSFRNANLEGADFRDIVLLNVDLRGAILWNVSTENIRLIRTHFCQAILPDGQPGYCWHTR